CAAAACAAGAAACACTAGGAGATACCCCCATGCGCTCCATCCGTATCCTGAGTCTCGCCCTGCTGACCTCCGCCGCCTTCGCGCCGGCCGCTTTCGCCCAGGACAGCAGCTCCACCGATACCGCTTCGGGCAAGCATTTTGCCGTGGTTGGCGGCGTCGCGCTGCTGCAGCCGAAGAATGATCCGATCGACGGCATCAAGAAGGTCGATGGCGGTCCGGCGCCGACCGTCAGCTTCAGCTACTACATCAACGACAACTGGGCCGTTGAACTGTGGGGCGCCGCCGACAAGTTCGACCACAAGGTGAAGGGCCCGAACAATGCCCGTCTGGGCAACGTCGAGCAGCAGCCGGTCGCGCTGAGCGGCCAGTACCACTTCGGCCAGGCTGACAACGTGTTCCGTCCGTTCGTGGGCGTGGGCTACTACCAGTCCAGCTTCAGCAATGAAACGCTGGCTGACGGCAGCAGCTCCGACATCCGCCTCAAGGATGCCAAGGGTGTGATCGGCACCGTCGGCGTGGACATGAACATCAACTCCACCTGGTTCGCCCGTGCCGATGCCCGCTACATGCGTTCGCGTCCGGACGTGAAGGTCGGCGGCGAGAAGATCGGCGAAGCGAAGATGGATCCGTGGACCGTCGGCTTCGGCATCGGCGCCCGCTTCTGATCCAGGCAGTACCGGCTTCATTGATGTAACGCGACGGGCCCTGCGGGGCCCGTCGTCGTTTCCGTCACCTGCGTTCCGCCTGTAGAGCCGAGCCCATGCTCGGCTGCTTTTTTGTAGAGTCGAGCTTGCCCGGCCACCCAGAAAGCAGCCGAGCATGGGCTCGGCTCTACATGAACAGGACACGGAGGCACGATGCACGAAGTCGACCTGCTGGTGATCGGTGGCGGCATCAACGGCGCTGGCATCGCCCGTGATGCGGCCGGCCGCGGCCTGCGGGTGCTGTTGTGCGAGCAGGATGACCTGGCCGCGCACACCTCCAGCGCCAGCAGCAAGCTGATCCACGGCGGCCTGCGCTACCTGGAACAGGGCGAGTTCGGACTGGTGCGCAAGGCACTGGGTGAACGCGAAGTGGTACGCCGGCAGGCCCCTCATCTGGTCCGTCCGTTGCGCTTCGTACTGCCATGGGAACCCCACCTGCGACCGCGCTGGATGCTGCGCACGGGCCTGTGGCTGTATGACCATCTCGGCCGGCGCAGCCCGGCGTTCCCCGCCTCGCGCGCACTGGACCTGCAACGCGACCCGCTCGGCCCCTGGCTCTCCCCGGATCTGCGGCAGGCCTTCAGCTACGCCGATGCGCAGGTCGACGACGCGCGGCTGGTGCTGCTCAATGCGTTGGACGCCGCCCAGCGTGGCGCACGGGTGCATGTGCGCAGCCGCTGCGTCGAACTGCGCCCTGTGCAGGGCCGTTGGCAGGCCACGCTGGAAGCCACCGACGGCCGGCAGCAAACGGTGATCGCCCACGCCGTTGCCAATGCGGCCGGTCCCTGGGCAGGAGGCCTGCTGGAACGGATGCAGGCGCGCGATGGCGGCCCTGCCCTGCGCCTGGTACAGGGCAGCCACATCGTGCTGCGCCGGCCCTGGCCCGACGACAGTGCCTGCCTGCTTCAGCAACCCGATGGCCGCGTGGTGTTCCTGCTGCCCTTCGCCCACGACCACCTGCTGGTCGGCACCACCGACACCGACTACCGCGGCAACCCGGCCCGATGCAGCGTGCTGCCTTCCGAAGTGGACTATCTGTGCGAGGCCGCCAATCGCTACCTGCGCGAACCCATCACCCCGGAAGACGTGGTCTGGCAGTTCGCAGGGGTTCGCCCGTTGCTGGCCGATCCGGACCCGCGTGCAGCGAAGCTGAGCCGTGACTACCGCCTGCAACTGCAGTCCGGCCCGGCGCCTGCACTGCACGTGCTGGGCGGCAAGCTGACCACGTACCGGGTGCTGGCCGAAGAAGCGCTGGAGCTGCTGCGCCCTGCCCTGCTGCAGATGGGACCGGCATGGACAGCAGCGGGCCACCCGCTGCCGGGCAGCGACTGGGGCGACGCCGCGCAGGCGCACTCCCGCCTGCAGGCATTGGCACCGTGGCTGCCCTCCTGTACGGCGCAGCGTTGGGCCGAGGCCTACGGCAGCCGCAGTGCTGCGCTGCTGCAGGGCGCGCACGGCCTGGAAGATCTTGGCGAGGACCTTGGTGCGGGCCTGCACGCGCGCGAGGTCACCTTCCTGCGTGACCACGAATGGGCGCGTAGCGCTGAAGACGTGCTGTGGCGAAGGAGCAAGCTGGGATTGCGGCTGGACGCCGCCCAGGTGGCCCGGCTGCAGGCGTGGATGGGGCAACCCACCCTGTAGAGCCGAGCCATGCTCGGCTGCGTTGTGCAAATGCGGCCGAGCATGGCTCGGCTCTACAGAGAGAAGGGTAAGTTACCCTGACCGTTCTACCGGAGACGCTGCATGACGCCCCGCTACGTGCTGGCCATCGACCAGGGCACCACCAGTTCGCGCGCGATCCTGTTCGACCGTGCTGGCGACGTCGTCGGCAGTGCGCAGCGCGAGTTCGCGCAGATCTTCCCGCAACCGGGCTGGGTCGAGCATGACCCGCGCGAGATCCTCACCAGCGTCTATGCCACGCTGACCGAACTGCTCACCCGCGAACAGATCGAACCGCGCCATATCGCCGCGCTGGGCATCACCAACCAGCGCGAGACCACCGTGGTCTGGGACCGCGCCACCGGCCAGCCGATCCACAATGCCATCGTCTGGCAGTCGCGGCAGAGCCACGCCATCTGCGAGCGGCTGAAGTCCGACGGGCATGAGGCACTGGTCCGCGAACGCACCGGCCTGCTGATCGACGCCTATTTCTCCGCTACCAAGGTGCGCTGGATCCTCGACCACGTGGAAGGTGCGCAGCAACGCGCCGAGCGTGGCGAGCTGCTGTTCGGCACCATCGACAGCTGGCTTGTGTGGAACCTCAGTGGCGGCCAGGCGCATGTGACCGACTACAGCAATGCCGCGCGCACCCTGCTGTTCAACATCCACACGCTGGACTGGGATGACGACCTGCTGGCGCTGCTGGACATACCCCGCGCGATGCTGCCGCAGGTACGCGATTCCAGCGCGGTGTATGCGCACACCCGGCCGCAGTTCTTCTTCGACCACCCGATTCCGATCGCCGGCATCGCCGGAGACCAGCAAGCGGCGCTGTTCGGCCAGGCCTGCTTCCAGCCGGGCATGGTCAAGAACACCTATGGCACCGGCTGCTTCATGCTGATGCACACCGGCACGCAGGCGGTACGATCCCGTAACGGCCTGCTGACCACCATTGCCTGGGGCCTGGATGGCCGTGTGGAATATGCGCTGGAAGGCTCGATCTTCATCGCCGGCTCGGTGGTGCAGTGGCTGCGCGACGGCCTGCGCATGATCGACCGTGCCAGTGACAGCCAGGCATTGGCCGCGCAGGTGCCCGACAGTGGTGGCGCCTACCTGGTGCCGGCGTTCGTCGGCCTGGGCGCCCCCTATTGGCGCAGTGATGTGCGCGGCGCGATGTTCGGCCTGACCCGCGGCACCCGCAAGGCGCACTTCGTGCGCGCAGCGCTGGAGGCGATGGCGTACCAGACCCGCGATGTGCTCGACGCGATGCAGTCCGATGCGGGCATCGCGCTGACCGAACTGCGCGCCGACGGCGGTGCAATCGGTAATGACTTCCTGGCCGGCTTCCAGGCCGACATCCTCGGCGTGCCGCTGCTGCGGCCACGGTTGACCGAGACCACTGCACTGGGCGCGGCCTACCTGGCCGGTCTGGCGGTGGGGTTCTGGACCAGCCGCGAACAGATCGCAGCGCAGTGGGGCCTGGACCGGCGCTTCGCGCCACAGATGGACGTGGCCCGGCGCGAGAAGCTGTATGCCGGGTGGCAGCAGGCCGTGGCGGCCACCCTCGCCTTCCACGTCGATTGAAACTGCAATGCCGTGCCGTGCCGTGCCCGGCTACAGTACGTGGGTTGCCCCTGTAGAGCCGAGCCATGCTCGGCTGCCGTTGGTGGGGCGCCGCAAAAAAGCAGAGCCGAGCGTGGGCTCGGCTCTACAGGGAAGGCAGTGTCGACCAAGGTCGACACCCAACATTTCAAATCAACAGGTCAGCCGCAATCAGAACGCCGGCAGCACCGCGCCCTTGTACTTGGTCTCGATGAAAGCCTTCACCTGCGGGCTGGTCAGGGCCTTGGCCAGCTTCTGCACGCGGGCGTCGTCCTTGTTGTCCGGCCGCGCGACCAGGAAGTTCACGTACGGCGAATCCTTGCTCTCGATCGCCAGTGCGTCCTGGGTCGGGTTGAGGCCGGCGTCCAGCGCGTAGTTGGTGTTTATCAGGGCCAGGTCGACCTGGTCCAGCACGCGCGGCAGCATCGCCGAGTCCAGCTCGCGGAACTTCAGGTTCTTCGGGTTGGCGATGATGTCGCGCTGGGTCGACAGGGCGTTGGTCGGGTCCTTCAGCGCGATCACGCCGGCCTTGTGCAGCAGGATCAGCGCGCGGCTGTTGTTGCTCGGGTCGTTCGGGATCACTACGTCGGCGCCTTCGCGCAGCTCGGCCAGCGACTTGATCTTGCGTGAGTACGCACCGAACGGTTCGATGTGCACGCCGATCACCTTCACCAGGTCGGTCTTGCGGTCGCGGTTGTAGGCATCCAGGTACGGTTCGGTCTGGAAGTAGTTGGCGTCCACCTGCTTCTGCACCAGCTGGTCGTTGGGCTGCACGTAGTCGTTGAACACGCGCACGTCCAGGTCCACGCCTTCCTGCTTGAGGATCGGCTTGACCACCTCGAGGATCTCGGCGTGCGGCACGGCCGTGGCAGCCACCACCAGCTTCTGCGAGGGTTCGCCGGACTTGCCACAGGCGGTCAGGGCCAGCGCAGCGGCAAGCAGGGGCAGCAACAGGGTCTTCTTCATGGGCGGAGGGGTTCTCGGGGGGAGTGTCAGGATTTTTCGTAGTTGCTCAGGGCCAGCTCGAGCAGCGCCTTGGCCTGCTCGCGCAGCATCACCGGCTCGACGATCTCGGCATCCGAGCCGTAGTGCAGCACGTCCATCAGCAGCTCGCGGGAGACGCTGTACGGCACCTTCAGTTCATAGCGGCCATCGGCCAGGAAGCGGCCCTGCTGCTTGGAGTGCCAGTGCTCGTCGGCCACCCAGCGCGCGGCCTTGGCACTGAACAGGATGGTCGCCCAGCCCTTCGGTGCGCCGGAGAAGATGCCGTAGCTGGCACCCAGCTGCTCGTCCAGCTCGCTGTCGGCCACGTCGCGGGCAGTACTGTCGACCACCCGCGCCTTGTGGATGCGGTCCACGGCGAAGCTGCGCAGGGCTTCGCGGTCATGGTCCCAGGCATCCAGGTACCAGTTGTCGCGGTAATGGGTCAGGCGCTGCGGCGAGACGGTGCGCTTGGTCGGCTCGTCGGTGGAACGGGCACGGTACTCGAACGCCAGCTGGCGGCGCTCCAGCACCGCCGAGGCCACGCTGCGGAAGCTGCCTTCATCGAACTTGCGTCCGCGGTGCGGGATTACCCGCACACGGTCCACCGGCCAGTTGGAGACACCGGCCTGGGCTGCCAGCAGGCTCTCGATACGCTGCTGCAGCGGCGCCAGCACCGAGGACAGCACGCCGCCGCCGGTCCGCGCCAGCAGGTGCTGCGAGGCCAGCAGGGCATGCAGCTCCTCCGAGCTGAGCCACAGGCCGGGCAGCTCGAAGCGGTCGCTCTCGTCGGCCTGGTAGCGGAAGCCGGCCTCGCCGTCGCCCTCGATCGGTGCCATCAGCGCATCGCGCAGGAAGGCCAGGTCGCGGTAGACGGTGGCACGGGAACAACCGAGCTTGTCCTGCAGGGTCGCCACCGTCACCGGATAGCGCGCGGACTTGAGCAGACGATGCAGGGCGGTGATGCGTTCGTATCGGTCCATACCCCCGATTATGTCCGAGTCGCGGGTCTTGTGTGGGACGTTTGGGCTATCGTGGTCGCCCCCACCCCCATGGAACGCCCGATGCGCCGGTTGCCCGCCCTGTCCCTGCTGGCCTGCCTGCTGCTGGCTGCCTGCGATCGCGCGCCGGCGCCGGCCAGCACCGGAGCCCCCGTGCCCGCAGCAGATCCGGCGCAGGCCGTATTGGGCGCCAGCCAGCGCTTTGCGGCCCTGAATAGTTTCCATGCCGAGCTGGAGGTGCTGGGCGCACCGCAGCCGGTACGCAGCGCCATGGACTTCGTCGCCCCCGACCGCTTCCGGGTGCAGACCCCGGGCGGGCCGCAGACGATCATTGGCGACACCATGTTCCTGCAGGCCGACGGCGCGATCCGCCAGGTTCCCACCCCGCCGGGCCTGCTGGAGCAGTGGCGCAATCCATTGCCGGCCGACGCCCTGCCTGCCGACCTGCAGGCCGAGGATCTGGGCAGCCAATCGCTGGATGGGATCCAGACCCGTCACTACCGCCTGCGCGGCGCGCAGCCCGGCGAACGCCTGGAGTACTGGGTGGACGCCCAGGGCCTGCCGAGGCAGATCGTGCGCAGCGGCGACAGCAATGGCCGCAGTTTCCAGCTGCGCCTGCGCTATTCGCGCTTCAACGACCCGGCATTGCGTATCGATCTGCCCTGAATGGGCGTTCGCGGCAACGTCTGCTGAAGCGCGCCTTGGATCGATTCGGACCGCCATCACGCTTCCAGTATCATCACCGGCTGTCAACCGCTTCGGAGAAGCCCCGATGTCCCTGCGCGTGTCCCTGCTGATCCCCCTGCTGCTGTGCGCGCCGCTCGCGTATGCACAGGATGCCTCCGAACTGGCGGCGATGTCTTCGCCGTGGAGCGGCAGTGGCGGCGAGCTCGGCTTCGCCTCGGCACGCGGCAACAGCAGCACCGAGAGCTTCAACGGCCGCCTGCGCCTGCGCTACACCGACGGCGACTGGGTGCACAGCATGGACCTGGCCGGCCTGCGTTCCAGCTCCAAGGTGACCGAGACCCGCGACGACGGCACCACCACCCGCCGCAACAACACCACCGCCAACCGCTACACCGGCAGTGCCGGCAGCGCGCTGCAGCTGGGCGAGCACCGCCAGCTGACCGCGACGGTACGTACCGAGCGCGACGATTTCGCCACCTACGACCGCCAGAGCTCGTTCGGCCTGGGTTACGGCACCCGCCTGTGGAACACCGAGCGCTTCTCGTTCGACGCGCAGATCGGCCCCGGTGTGCGCCGCACCCACAGCACCGAGGACGACCGCACCCGCACCGGCATGATCGGCCGCGGCCTGTTCGACATGAAGTACTCGCTGACCGACAACACCGACCTGGTCAACACCCTGCTGGTCGAATCCGGTTCGTACAACACCTTCGGCCAGAACGACTTCGGCGTGTCGGTGAGCATGAACGAGCATCTGGCGCTGAAGGCCGGCTGGCAGGCGCGTTACAACAGTGACGTGGCCGAGGACAAGCGCAAGACCGATACGCTGACCACGATGAACGTGGTCTACAAGTTCAAGTAAGCAGAACGGGCGCCAAGGCGCCCGTTTCTCTTTCCCGGTAGGCGCCCACCTTGGTGGGCACGATCCAGCGACCTCAGACGTTCAACAGCTCGCCGGCGCCATCGTCCAGCAGCAGCTTCGCCAAGCGCTGGCCCAGGCCTTCCGGGTCGCTGGCCGGACCCACGGCCTCGGCGCGCACCGCACGGCCGTCACTGGCGCTGCCGACCAGGCCCTGCAGGTGCAGGTCATCCCCCTGCCACTGCGCGATGGCCGCCACCGGCACGTGGCAACTGCCATGCAACGCACGATTCATCGCCCGCTCGGCTTCCACGCAGGCACGCGTAGCCGCATCGTCCAGGCCGGCGAACAGCGCCATCAGGCGCGCATTGCCTCCATCACACTCCACCGCCACCGCGCCCTGCGCCGGGGCCGGCAGC
This genomic window from Stenotrophomonas maltophilia contains:
- a CDS encoding OmpW/AlkL family protein — encoded protein: MRSIRILSLALLTSAAFAPAAFAQDSSSTDTASGKHFAVVGGVALLQPKNDPIDGIKKVDGGPAPTVSFSYYINDNWAVELWGAADKFDHKVKGPNNARLGNVEQQPVALSGQYHFGQADNVFRPFVGVGYYQSSFSNETLADGSSSDIRLKDAKGVIGTVGVDMNINSTWFARADARYMRSRPDVKVGGEKIGEAKMDPWTVGFGIGARF
- the glpD gene encoding glycerol-3-phosphate dehydrogenase → MHEVDLLVIGGGINGAGIARDAAGRGLRVLLCEQDDLAAHTSSASSKLIHGGLRYLEQGEFGLVRKALGEREVVRRQAPHLVRPLRFVLPWEPHLRPRWMLRTGLWLYDHLGRRSPAFPASRALDLQRDPLGPWLSPDLRQAFSYADAQVDDARLVLLNALDAAQRGARVHVRSRCVELRPVQGRWQATLEATDGRQQTVIAHAVANAAGPWAGGLLERMQARDGGPALRLVQGSHIVLRRPWPDDSACLLQQPDGRVVFLLPFAHDHLLVGTTDTDYRGNPARCSVLPSEVDYLCEAANRYLREPITPEDVVWQFAGVRPLLADPDPRAAKLSRDYRLQLQSGPAPALHVLGGKLTTYRVLAEEALELLRPALLQMGPAWTAAGHPLPGSDWGDAAQAHSRLQALAPWLPSCTAQRWAEAYGSRSAALLQGAHGLEDLGEDLGAGLHAREVTFLRDHEWARSAEDVLWRRSKLGLRLDAAQVARLQAWMGQPTL
- the glpK gene encoding glycerol kinase GlpK — its product is MTPRYVLAIDQGTTSSRAILFDRAGDVVGSAQREFAQIFPQPGWVEHDPREILTSVYATLTELLTREQIEPRHIAALGITNQRETTVVWDRATGQPIHNAIVWQSRQSHAICERLKSDGHEALVRERTGLLIDAYFSATKVRWILDHVEGAQQRAERGELLFGTIDSWLVWNLSGGQAHVTDYSNAARTLLFNIHTLDWDDDLLALLDIPRAMLPQVRDSSAVYAHTRPQFFFDHPIPIAGIAGDQQAALFGQACFQPGMVKNTYGTGCFMLMHTGTQAVRSRNGLLTTIAWGLDGRVEYALEGSIFIAGSVVQWLRDGLRMIDRASDSQALAAQVPDSGGAYLVPAFVGLGAPYWRSDVRGAMFGLTRGTRKAHFVRAALEAMAYQTRDVLDAMQSDAGIALTELRADGGAIGNDFLAGFQADILGVPLLRPRLTETTALGAAYLAGLAVGFWTSREQIAAQWGLDRRFAPQMDVARREKLYAGWQQAVAATLAFHVD
- a CDS encoding MetQ/NlpA family ABC transporter substrate-binding protein, whose amino-acid sequence is MKKTLLLPLLAAALALTACGKSGEPSQKLVVAATAVPHAEILEVVKPILKQEGVDLDVRVFNDYVQPNDQLVQKQVDANYFQTEPYLDAYNRDRKTDLVKVIGVHIEPFGAYSRKIKSLAELREGADVVIPNDPSNNSRALILLHKAGVIALKDPTNALSTQRDIIANPKNLKFRELDSAMLPRVLDQVDLALINTNYALDAGLNPTQDALAIESKDSPYVNFLVARPDNKDDARVQKLAKALTSPQVKAFIETKYKGAVLPAF
- a CDS encoding helix-turn-helix transcriptional regulator; this encodes MDRYERITALHRLLKSARYPVTVATLQDKLGCSRATVYRDLAFLRDALMAPIEGDGEAGFRYQADESDRFELPGLWLSSEELHALLASQHLLARTGGGVLSSVLAPLQQRIESLLAAQAGVSNWPVDRVRVIPHRGRKFDEGSFRSVASAVLERRQLAFEYRARSTDEPTKRTVSPQRLTHYRDNWYLDAWDHDREALRSFAVDRIHKARVVDSTARDVADSELDEQLGASYGIFSGAPKGWATILFSAKAARWVADEHWHSKQQGRFLADGRYELKVPYSVSRELLMDVLHYGSDAEIVEPVMLREQAKALLELALSNYEKS
- a CDS encoding LolA family protein is translated as MRRLPALSLLACLLLAACDRAPAPASTGAPVPAADPAQAVLGASQRFAALNSFHAELEVLGAPQPVRSAMDFVAPDRFRVQTPGGPQTIIGDTMFLQADGAIRQVPTPPGLLEQWRNPLPADALPADLQAEDLGSQSLDGIQTRHYRLRGAQPGERLEYWVDAQGLPRQIVRSGDSNGRSFQLRLRYSRFNDPALRIDLP
- a CDS encoding DUF481 domain-containing protein, which codes for MSLRVSLLIPLLLCAPLAYAQDASELAAMSSPWSGSGGELGFASARGNSSTESFNGRLRLRYTDGDWVHSMDLAGLRSSSKVTETRDDGTTTRRNNTTANRYTGSAGSALQLGEHRQLTATVRTERDDFATYDRQSSFGLGYGTRLWNTERFSFDAQIGPGVRRTHSTEDDRTRTGMIGRGLFDMKYSLTDNTDLVNTLLVESGSYNTFGQNDFGVSVSMNEHLALKAGWQARYNSDVAEDKRKTDTLTTMNVVYKFK